One segment of Agromyces albus DNA contains the following:
- a CDS encoding fumarylacetoacetate hydrolase family protein, with product MTSSSDGLTALFALVRFRAGDGSEAQLGLVAGERVRPIGPDELGASDLNAFLAETPAAWERLTAAAERDDDGWRPLAGVTLTAPVTPRQVLQAGANYRTHVIDLVAAGRAKNDPRPIDEIRAWAADMMDRRAREGIPYFFIGLPAAVVGDDVDLVLPAYSDQHDWELELAVVIGREAFRVEREHAMEHVAGYTIVNDITTRDLVFREDMKEIGTDWYRGKNAPGFLPAGPFLIPAPFVENPGDLQLTLTLNGETMQDATTSDLLFDIPALISGASQNMPLLPGDLLLTGSPAGNGIVHGRMLRDGDVMMGVIEGLGAQTVRVVAEAGAR from the coding sequence GTGACATCGTCGTCCGACGGCCTGACCGCACTCTTCGCCCTCGTCCGCTTCCGCGCGGGCGACGGTTCCGAGGCGCAGCTCGGCCTCGTCGCGGGTGAGCGGGTGCGGCCCATCGGTCCCGACGAGCTGGGGGCATCCGATCTGAACGCCTTCCTCGCCGAGACCCCGGCTGCCTGGGAACGCCTGACGGCGGCCGCCGAGCGCGACGACGACGGATGGCGGCCTTTGGCCGGCGTCACGCTCACCGCCCCGGTGACGCCACGTCAGGTGCTGCAAGCCGGCGCCAACTACCGCACGCACGTCATCGACCTCGTCGCCGCCGGTCGCGCGAAGAACGACCCGCGCCCCATCGACGAGATCCGCGCGTGGGCGGCCGACATGATGGACCGCCGCGCCCGCGAGGGCATCCCCTACTTCTTCATCGGCCTGCCCGCCGCGGTGGTCGGCGACGACGTCGACCTCGTGCTTCCCGCGTACAGCGACCAGCACGACTGGGAGCTCGAGCTCGCCGTCGTCATCGGCAGGGAGGCGTTCCGAGTCGAGCGCGAGCACGCCATGGAGCACGTCGCCGGCTACACGATCGTGAACGACATCACGACTCGCGACCTCGTGTTCCGCGAGGACATGAAGGAGATCGGCACCGACTGGTACCGCGGCAAGAACGCGCCGGGCTTCCTGCCCGCGGGCCCGTTCCTGATCCCGGCGCCCTTCGTCGAGAACCCGGGAGACCTGCAACTGACGCTCACGCTCAACGGCGAGACGATGCAGGATGCCACGACGTCCGACCTGCTCTTCGACATTCCCGCACTCATCTCGGGCGCCTCGCAGAACATGCCGTTGCTCCCAGGCGATCTCCTGCTCACCGGCAGCCCCGCCGGCAACGGCATCGTGCACGGACGGATGCTCCGCGACGGCGACGTCATGATGGGCGTGATCGAGGGGCTCGGCGCGCAGACCGTGCGCGTCGTAGCCGAGGCGGGTGCGCGATGA
- a CDS encoding cyclase family protein, with amino-acid sequence MSTRAADAEVEETRQRRLETSTAPTEDPAELDRTDPARHIAASAEAYRNWSRWGEDDRIGTLNFIGDAERARAAGLVRRGASFSLSQPFDMNGPQQGWRRRTNPVHTMLDTGTDAAAGTQGFPHGIGGADDVIAMPLQCSTQWDGLGHIFDRGMAWNGRPAGQVVTSDGDLVTGIEHVASVIVGRGVLLDVGRFLRPDASDVHADDGAATGELPDGYAITTAELEACIAAQGATSAVGRGDLVLVRTGRYGRAVREGWNGYAGGPSAGLSFTTAGWLHRTEIAAIATDTWGFEVRPNEFDDAFQPLHQVVIPNLGLTIGEMWDLEALAADCAADGCYEFLLVASPLPITGAVGSPVNPIALK; translated from the coding sequence ATGAGCACGCGTGCTGCCGATGCGGAGGTCGAGGAGACGCGGCAGCGCCGTCTCGAAACCTCCACCGCCCCGACCGAGGACCCGGCGGAGCTTGACCGCACCGACCCGGCCCGCCACATCGCCGCGTCCGCCGAGGCGTACCGCAACTGGAGCCGCTGGGGAGAAGACGACCGCATCGGCACCTTGAACTTCATCGGCGACGCCGAGCGCGCCCGCGCCGCCGGGCTTGTGCGGCGCGGCGCGAGCTTCTCGCTGTCGCAGCCGTTCGACATGAACGGCCCGCAGCAGGGCTGGCGCCGCCGCACGAACCCGGTGCACACGATGCTCGACACGGGCACGGATGCCGCGGCCGGCACCCAGGGCTTCCCGCACGGCATCGGCGGGGCCGACGACGTCATCGCCATGCCGCTGCAGTGCTCCACGCAATGGGACGGCCTCGGCCACATCTTCGACCGCGGTATGGCGTGGAACGGCCGACCCGCCGGGCAGGTGGTCACGAGCGACGGCGACCTCGTCACGGGCATCGAGCACGTGGCATCCGTGATCGTCGGGCGGGGCGTGCTGCTCGACGTCGGCCGGTTCCTGCGGCCGGATGCATCCGATGTCCACGCTGACGACGGTGCCGCCACGGGCGAACTGCCCGACGGGTACGCCATCACGACCGCCGAGCTCGAGGCGTGCATCGCCGCGCAGGGTGCGACGAGCGCCGTCGGGCGAGGCGACCTCGTGCTCGTGCGCACCGGGCGCTACGGCCGCGCAGTGCGCGAGGGCTGGAACGGCTATGCCGGCGGCCCGAGCGCGGGCCTGTCGTTCACGACGGCCGGCTGGCTGCACCGCACCGAGATCGCGGCGATCGCGACCGACACCTGGGGCTTCGAGGTTCGGCCGAATGAGTTCGACGACGCGTTCCAGCCGCTTCACCAGGTCGTCATCCCGAACCTCGGCCTCACGATCGGCGAGATGTGGGATCTCGAAGCGCTCGCCGCCGATTGCGCGGCCGACGGATGCTACGAGTTCCTGCTCGTGGCATCCCCCCTGCCGATCACCGGGGCCGTCGGCTCACCGGTGAACCCCATCGCCCTGAAGTAA
- a CDS encoding FAD-dependent oxidoreductase: MTAVSRVAIVGSGVAGTAAAILLAEGGVHVDVFEQKPDLSTLGSGITLQGNALRVFDRLGVWERVKEAGYTFDVLGLRAPGPDAQVIAQIPDAPTGGPEYPATLGMYRPDLARILADRATELGARIHYGTTVTSFTQDPDGVDVTLSDGSTGRYDVLIGADGLHSSIRKQLGIETEPQRTGMGIWRAFVPRPAEVTHTDLYYGGGVYIAGYCPTSDDMMYAYLVEPAQDRHLLSPEEGVEVMKELSRSYGGPWNEIRESLGEASRVNYTWFTKHVVPDAWNRGRVVIIGDAAHSCPPTIAQGAAQAAEDALVLSELLLSRDAIDQSLWDAFHARRLPRATQVVEASVQLGQWQIDHEQDADVPGLVRRIAMLVSEPA, translated from the coding sequence ATGACCGCAGTCTCCCGCGTCGCCATCGTCGGCTCCGGCGTCGCCGGCACCGCCGCCGCGATCCTGCTCGCCGAGGGCGGCGTCCACGTCGACGTCTTCGAGCAGAAGCCCGACCTCTCGACGCTCGGCTCAGGGATCACGCTGCAGGGCAACGCCCTGCGCGTCTTCGACAGGCTCGGCGTGTGGGAGCGGGTGAAGGAAGCCGGCTACACGTTCGACGTGCTCGGCCTCCGCGCGCCGGGGCCCGACGCCCAGGTCATCGCGCAGATCCCGGATGCGCCCACCGGCGGCCCGGAGTATCCGGCGACCCTCGGCATGTACCGCCCCGACCTCGCGCGCATCCTCGCCGATCGCGCCACGGAGCTCGGCGCCCGCATCCACTACGGCACGACCGTGACGAGCTTCACGCAGGACCCCGACGGCGTCGACGTCACGCTCTCCGACGGCTCGACCGGCCGCTACGACGTCCTCATCGGCGCCGACGGCCTGCACTCGTCCATCCGCAAGCAGCTCGGCATCGAGACCGAGCCGCAGCGCACCGGCATGGGCATCTGGCGCGCGTTCGTGCCAAGGCCCGCTGAGGTCACGCACACCGACCTCTACTACGGCGGCGGGGTGTACATCGCGGGGTACTGCCCGACGAGCGACGACATGATGTACGCCTACCTCGTCGAGCCGGCGCAGGACCGGCACCTGCTCTCGCCTGAGGAAGGTGTCGAGGTCATGAAAGAGCTCTCGCGGTCGTACGGCGGTCCGTGGAACGAGATCCGCGAGTCGCTCGGCGAGGCATCCCGCGTGAACTACACGTGGTTCACGAAGCACGTCGTGCCCGACGCGTGGAACCGCGGCCGGGTCGTGATCATCGGCGATGCCGCGCACAGCTGCCCGCCCACCATCGCCCAGGGTGCAGCGCAGGCGGCCGAGGACGCGCTGGTGCTCTCCGAGCTCCTCCTTTCACGCGACGCGATCGACCAGTCGCTCTGGGATGCGTTCCACGCCCGGCGGCTGCCGCGCGCGACCCAGGTGGTCGAGGCATCCGTGCAACTCGGGCAGTGGCAGATCGACCACGAGCAGGATGCCGATGTGCCGGGCCTCGTTCGTCGCATCGCGATGCTCGTGAGCGAGCCGGCATGA
- a CDS encoding amidohydrolase family protein — protein sequence MSTETKTTEPTMTDPIVDVHAHLLLPALQQAVSARDPEGFAAAQALEARRNGPESLAQSGRMIGERMPLLTSLDARLAEMDRQGVDVQLVSPSPSHYYPWAGEELAAWASHEANRAVAEHVAGAPERLLGLGLVPLQHPHLVVAALEDAVVANGLAGVELSSFAGDVELSDERLEPFWTRAEELDAIVFLHPFGCSLDERLDRFYLSNTVGQPVENAVALSHLIFSGVLDRHPRLRLVAAHGGGYLPTFLGRSDHAWQVRPEAHGCRELPSSYLRRLRFDSLVHTPGSLRALVEAAGADRVLLGTDYPFDMGVDDPVERVREVGLAEADEYAILSGNATELFRAFSTAPEPAS from the coding sequence ATGAGCACCGAGACCAAGACGACCGAGCCCACCATGACCGATCCGATCGTCGACGTGCACGCGCACCTGTTGCTCCCCGCGCTGCAGCAGGCGGTCTCCGCGCGCGACCCCGAGGGCTTCGCTGCCGCGCAGGCGCTCGAGGCTCGCCGCAATGGCCCGGAGAGCCTCGCGCAGTCGGGGCGCATGATCGGCGAGCGGATGCCGCTGCTCACGTCGCTCGACGCCCGCCTCGCCGAGATGGACCGGCAGGGCGTCGACGTGCAGCTGGTGTCGCCGTCGCCGTCGCACTACTACCCGTGGGCGGGGGAGGAGCTCGCGGCCTGGGCCTCGCATGAGGCGAACCGCGCCGTCGCCGAGCACGTCGCCGGCGCGCCCGAGCGACTGCTCGGGCTCGGACTCGTGCCGCTGCAGCATCCGCACCTCGTGGTTGCGGCACTCGAGGACGCCGTGGTCGCCAACGGACTCGCCGGCGTCGAGCTCTCGTCGTTCGCGGGCGACGTCGAGCTCTCCGACGAGCGCCTCGAGCCGTTCTGGACGCGCGCCGAAGAGCTCGACGCGATCGTGTTCCTGCACCCGTTCGGCTGCAGCCTCGACGAGCGACTCGACCGGTTCTACCTCTCGAACACCGTGGGCCAGCCGGTCGAGAACGCAGTCGCCCTCTCGCACCTCATCTTCTCGGGCGTGCTCGACCGGCATCCGAGGCTGCGGCTCGTCGCCGCGCATGGCGGTGGGTACCTGCCGACGTTCCTCGGTCGCTCCGACCACGCGTGGCAGGTGCGGCCCGAGGCGCACGGATGCCGCGAGCTCCCGTCGTCGTACCTGCGCCGCCTGCGCTTCGATTCCCTCGTGCACACCCCGGGCTCGCTCCGCGCCCTCGTTGAGGCCGCGGGCGCCGACCGCGTGCTGCTCGGCACCGACTACCCGTTCGACATGGGCGTCGACGACCCGGTCGAGCGGGTGCGCGAGGTCGGACTCGCCGAGGCGGACGAGTACGCGATCCTCTCGGGGAACGCGACCGAGTTGTTCCGGGCGTTCTCGACGGCACCGGAGCCCGCATCGTGA
- a CDS encoding fumarylacetoacetate hydrolase family protein: MVRIARWRYDGAIGEGFVVGDDAVPFPRGLTVADVLAAGLAELPALAEETDAAASVPLGDVTLLAPLVPMSVRDFVAFEEHVEGVTASIDGASRVVDEWYEFPTFYFTNPHSIVATGDEVRPPATGRLDFELEVGAVIGGVAGSDGRDLSPDEAAGHVFGYTIFNDWSARDIQGREMKVRLGPAKGKDFATTLGPWIVTADEFAGLLDDEGFLPIGMEVFVNGDRIGHDLLSNMGWPFGDLIAYASRNSRVVPGDVLGSGTAGNGGCLAELWGRAGELIPPPLAAGDEVVMRVEGIGEIRNTVGRAVHVPEIPPARHRSRARSRG, translated from the coding sequence ATCGTGAGGATCGCCCGCTGGCGGTATGACGGCGCGATCGGCGAGGGCTTCGTCGTCGGTGACGACGCCGTGCCGTTCCCACGCGGCCTCACCGTCGCCGACGTGCTCGCCGCCGGCCTCGCCGAGCTGCCCGCGCTCGCCGAGGAGACGGATGCCGCGGCATCCGTGCCCCTCGGCGACGTCACGCTGCTCGCCCCGCTCGTGCCTATGAGCGTGCGTGACTTCGTCGCGTTCGAGGAGCACGTCGAGGGCGTCACGGCGTCGATCGACGGCGCCAGCCGCGTCGTCGACGAGTGGTACGAGTTCCCTACGTTCTACTTCACGAACCCGCACTCGATCGTCGCGACCGGTGACGAGGTGCGCCCGCCGGCGACCGGGCGCCTGGACTTCGAGCTCGAGGTGGGCGCCGTGATCGGCGGCGTCGCAGGCTCCGACGGTCGAGACTTGTCCCCTGACGAGGCCGCCGGTCACGTCTTCGGCTACACGATCTTCAACGACTGGTCGGCACGCGACATCCAGGGCCGCGAGATGAAGGTGCGCCTCGGGCCGGCTAAGGGCAAGGACTTCGCCACGACCCTCGGCCCCTGGATCGTCACGGCCGACGAGTTCGCCGGGTTGCTCGACGACGAGGGCTTCCTGCCGATCGGCATGGAGGTCTTCGTGAACGGCGATCGCATCGGTCACGACCTGCTCTCGAACATGGGCTGGCCGTTCGGCGATCTCATCGCCTACGCCTCGCGGAACTCGCGCGTCGTGCCCGGCGACGTGCTCGGGTCGGGCACCGCGGGCAACGGCGGATGCCTCGCCGAACTGTGGGGCCGAGCGGGCGAGCTCATCCCCCCGCCGCTCGCCGCGGGCGACGAGGTCGTCATGCGGGTCGAGGGCATCGGCGAGATCCGCAACACCGTCGGGCGTGCGGTCCACGTCCCCGAGATCCCCCCGGCGCGGCACCGCTCGCGGGCCCGCAGCCGAGGGTAG
- a CDS encoding MFS transporter produces MFLDTLPAILATRVGVGITEAAIMTVCTTLIVDYWHEQRRRAKYLGLQTVVTTLSATAFIAIGGAVGAAGWRTPFWIYLAAAIIAVPMIVLLWEPNRADAIDAHLRAEKARIPWRRLALPLVVGLFGGFTFYVLIIEAGYLLVGAGVAPTDTPTIGGIAAVASLATAAGAFTFSRIAKVGPRSLLPVAFGLQAAGMLIIWLIGGVPGVAAGAIVGGAGSGLLLPTMLTWALASIRFDERGRATGLWTSAFFFGQFLTPIIMGALTATVGGSLPVAVGAVGIACAVAAILLGFGLRRVAAASVEEIPVAA; encoded by the coding sequence ATGTTCCTCGACACGCTGCCGGCGATCCTCGCCACCCGCGTCGGCGTCGGCATCACGGAGGCCGCGATCATGACGGTCTGCACCACGCTCATCGTCGACTACTGGCACGAGCAGCGGCGGCGCGCGAAGTACCTCGGCCTGCAGACCGTCGTGACGACACTCTCTGCCACCGCGTTCATCGCGATCGGCGGCGCGGTGGGCGCCGCGGGCTGGCGTACGCCCTTCTGGATCTATCTCGCCGCGGCGATCATCGCCGTGCCCATGATCGTCCTGCTCTGGGAACCGAACCGAGCGGATGCCATCGATGCGCACCTCCGGGCCGAGAAGGCGCGGATCCCGTGGCGCCGGCTCGCGCTGCCGCTCGTCGTCGGGCTCTTCGGCGGATTCACGTTCTACGTGCTCATCATCGAGGCCGGCTATCTCCTCGTCGGAGCAGGCGTCGCGCCGACGGACACGCCCACGATCGGGGGCATCGCCGCGGTCGCATCGCTCGCCACGGCCGCCGGAGCCTTCACCTTCTCGCGGATCGCCAAGGTCGGGCCGCGGTCGCTCCTGCCCGTCGCGTTCGGCCTGCAGGCCGCCGGAATGCTCATCATCTGGCTGATCGGCGGCGTTCCCGGCGTCGCGGCCGGGGCGATCGTGGGCGGCGCGGGTTCCGGCCTCCTGCTGCCGACGATGCTCACGTGGGCGCTCGCCTCGATCCGCTTCGACGAGCGCGGCCGCGCCACGGGACTGTGGACCTCGGCGTTCTTCTTCGGCCAATTCCTGACGCCGATCATCATGGGCGCGCTCACGGCCACGGTCGGCGGTTCTCTGCCCGTGGCGGTCGGCGCGGTCGGCATCGCGTGCGCGGTCGCGGCGATCCTGCTCGGTTTCGGGCTCCGGCGAGTCGCGGCGGCGAGCGTGGAGGAGATTCCCGTGGCGGCGTGA
- a CDS encoding LysR family transcriptional regulator: protein MSDQPPLSRLDLNLLVSLDALLTERSVTRAADRLHLSQPALSASLARLRTHFNDPILARTGNSYELTPLASRLSEHTAAALDAARRVFESQAEWDPRQSTREFAIFGSDYSFSTTGRRLASLAAERAPGVRFRFMLHNPQIVEDAVNRLRGADALLMPHGFLTDLPFTDLWTDSWVVIAAEDNPAIGEVVTLENVARLPWVFTYQSRSAFTSATRQIQQLGIEPRVEAVVESFLALPMFIAGTDRLGLVQAGLAEYARNTVGVRVYEPPFDAIPIHNAMWWHPVHRRDPEHEWLRTLAAEATTGLGEATA, encoded by the coding sequence GTGTCCGACCAGCCCCCGCTCTCCCGGCTCGATCTCAACCTGCTCGTCTCGCTCGATGCCCTCCTCACCGAGCGCAGCGTGACCCGCGCGGCCGATCGCCTCCACCTGAGCCAGCCCGCGCTCAGCGCCTCGCTCGCCCGCCTGCGCACGCACTTCAACGATCCGATCCTCGCGCGCACCGGCAACAGCTACGAGCTCACCCCGCTCGCCTCGCGTCTCTCCGAACACACCGCCGCGGCACTGGATGCCGCGCGGCGGGTCTTCGAGAGCCAAGCCGAGTGGGACCCGAGGCAGTCGACGCGTGAGTTCGCGATCTTCGGCTCGGACTACAGCTTCTCGACGACGGGCCGCCGTCTGGCGTCACTCGCGGCGGAACGTGCTCCCGGCGTCCGCTTTCGATTCATGCTCCACAATCCGCAGATCGTCGAGGACGCCGTCAACCGGCTGCGCGGCGCCGACGCACTGCTGATGCCGCACGGGTTCCTGACCGACCTGCCGTTCACCGACCTCTGGACCGACAGCTGGGTCGTCATCGCGGCCGAGGACAACCCGGCCATCGGCGAGGTCGTCACGCTGGAGAACGTCGCTCGATTGCCCTGGGTGTTCACCTACCAGTCACGGTCGGCGTTCACGTCAGCGACCCGGCAGATCCAGCAGCTCGGGATCGAACCCCGGGTCGAGGCGGTGGTCGAGAGCTTCCTCGCACTGCCGATGTTCATCGCCGGCACCGACCGCCTGGGGCTCGTGCAGGCGGGCCTCGCCGAGTACGCCCGCAACACGGTCGGCGTGCGGGTGTACGAGCCGCCGTTCGACGCGATCCCGATCCACAACGCGATGTGGTGGCATCCGGTGCACCGACGCGACCCCGAGCACGAGTGGTTGCGCACCCTCGCGGCCGAGGCCACGACCGGCTTGGGCGAGGCGACCGCCTGA
- a CDS encoding cytidine deaminase: MTTASEPSDLSREDETLIAAAKLAIASRFVPDWHEVGAALRLRDGTVVSGVHLEAYVGRIAVCAEAVALGRAVSEHGSSDIDTIVAVFHHTDGRITMVPPCGMCRELISDYAPDASVLMHDDDGRHTKRPISELLPGKYGRG, encoded by the coding sequence ATGACGACAGCGAGCGAACCGAGCGACCTCTCCCGTGAGGACGAAACGCTGATTGCGGCCGCGAAGCTCGCGATCGCCTCACGATTCGTCCCCGACTGGCACGAGGTGGGCGCAGCCTTGCGGCTCCGCGATGGAACGGTCGTCTCAGGAGTGCACCTCGAGGCGTACGTCGGCCGGATCGCCGTCTGCGCAGAAGCCGTGGCGCTCGGTCGCGCGGTGAGCGAGCACGGCAGTTCCGACATCGACACGATCGTCGCCGTCTTCCATCACACCGACGGGCGGATCACCATGGTGCCTCCCTGCGGAATGTGCCGCGAGCTCATCTCCGACTACGCACCCGATGCCAGCGTGCTGATGCACGACGACGATGGGCGGCACACGAAGCGCCCGATCAGTGAGCTCCTCCCGGGCAAGTATGGGAGGGGTTAG
- a CDS encoding GAF and ANTAR domain-containing protein: MSELTREERLVDVFTTLADTLIDDYDVVDLLQTLVDTCVSTFEIAAAGLLLADGAGDLEVLVSTSEESRLVEAMQLSAEAGPCIESFRTGTVISITDIEQGPSEWEPFRTAARKEGFTAVHAVPLRLRETTIGALNLFENGGGILSDRDLRAARALADVATIGILHERTLRASDAAREQLQHALNSRVTIEQAKGILAYTHGVSMDEAFTLLRSHARSNQLPLALVARQLVDRTVIF; encoded by the coding sequence ATGAGCGAGCTCACGCGCGAGGAACGACTCGTCGACGTGTTCACCACCCTCGCCGACACCCTCATCGACGACTACGACGTCGTCGACCTGCTCCAGACGCTCGTCGACACGTGTGTCTCGACATTCGAGATCGCAGCGGCCGGGCTGCTCCTCGCCGATGGCGCCGGCGACCTCGAGGTGCTCGTGTCGACGAGCGAGGAGAGCCGGCTCGTCGAGGCGATGCAACTGAGCGCCGAGGCGGGGCCCTGCATCGAGAGCTTCCGCACCGGCACGGTCATCTCCATCACCGACATCGAGCAGGGTCCGTCCGAGTGGGAGCCGTTCCGCACGGCGGCCCGAAAGGAGGGATTCACCGCGGTGCACGCGGTTCCGCTTCGACTGCGCGAGACCACGATCGGCGCGCTCAATCTCTTCGAGAACGGAGGAGGCATCCTGAGCGACCGCGACCTCCGTGCCGCCAGGGCGCTCGCGGATGTCGCGACCATCGGCATCCTTCACGAGCGCACGCTCAGGGCGAGCGACGCAGCTCGCGAACAGCTGCAGCACGCACTGAACTCGCGAGTCACGATCGAGCAGGCGAAGGGCATCCTCGCGTACACGCACGGAGTGTCGATGGACGAGGCGTTCACGTTGCTGCGCAGCCACGCACGGTCGAACCAGCTGCCGCTCGCCCTGGTGGCGCGGCAGCTGGTCGACCGCACCGTCATCTTCTGA
- a CDS encoding GAF and ANTAR domain-containing protein: MADRFAAAADALSQMDGDSSSLTLPILDVIPVTGAAISTLGDFLGSETVTASDSIAARIDEVQFDLGEGPCWDALATGLPALHPDFRSTMARWPAFSEALSAQPIRSLFAFPLIIGPLRIGALDLYAVQPMELGSRDAKRTEVFASIVSRHVLRRALRESGVTDSEDNAPNSRRIIHQATGFVIAQLGISAEDAHLLIQGQAFSQGRSMHEIAEDLIQSRLTFELTDNSIEVER, from the coding sequence ATGGCTGATCGCTTCGCCGCCGCAGCAGACGCCCTGTCGCAGATGGACGGCGACAGCTCGTCGCTGACCCTGCCGATCCTCGACGTCATCCCGGTCACGGGCGCGGCCATCTCCACCCTCGGCGATTTCCTCGGGTCGGAGACGGTCACTGCGAGTGACTCCATTGCCGCCCGAATCGACGAGGTGCAGTTCGACCTCGGCGAGGGCCCCTGCTGGGACGCGCTCGCGACCGGGTTGCCGGCGCTCCATCCCGACTTCAGGTCCACGATGGCTCGCTGGCCGGCATTCTCCGAGGCCCTGTCTGCACAACCGATTCGCTCGCTGTTCGCATTTCCGCTCATCATCGGCCCCCTGCGCATCGGCGCGCTCGACCTGTACGCCGTGCAACCCATGGAACTCGGATCGCGGGATGCGAAGCGCACCGAGGTCTTCGCCTCGATCGTGAGCCGGCACGTGCTGCGACGCGCTCTGCGCGAGTCAGGCGTGACCGATTCAGAGGACAACGCCCCCAACTCGCGCCGCATCATCCATCAGGCCACGGGGTTCGTCATCGCCCAATTGGGCATCTCCGCTGAAGACGCCCACCTCCTGATCCAGGGCCAGGCGTTCTCACAGGGCCGTTCGATGCACGAGATCGCCGAAGACCTCATCCAAAGCCGTCTCACCTTCGAACTCACCGACAACTCGATCGAGGTGGAACGATGA
- a CDS encoding mandelate racemase/muconate lactonizing enzyme family protein, with protein MRIVGLSTYMQRVGDRPRLLVRVRTDEGIDGWGEAYNHGPDHALVPYLDYLFDFLVGKDPTRVEYLNQLLLRTMRFPQGAIGLAAIAAIDHALWDISAKALGVPVYALLGGAVRDRVPLYCGLYAAPDPVECRDLTDELHESNGFTAFKLHPYRGDLHDRRWGDVVRESADYFRAIRETCNNAWDFAFDAHAKIFEPIKAVQLGNALAPWEPLFIEEPIRPEHIPAWSRLRSELTVPLATGESLYSPNEFLALLAAGGADIVQPDICVVGGLSQMRRIATIAEAHFVTVSPHNPMGPLATAHNVHFAAACSNFALLEYKPDPTSWCPDPYVPVDGHLDLRPDRPGWGVDIDEEALATDDYVRWDRRVPLRPDGSLAFV; from the coding sequence ATGAGGATCGTCGGGCTCTCCACCTACATGCAGCGCGTCGGCGACCGGCCGCGTCTCCTCGTGCGGGTGCGCACCGACGAGGGGATCGACGGATGGGGCGAGGCGTACAACCATGGCCCCGACCACGCCCTGGTCCCCTACCTCGACTACCTCTTCGACTTCCTCGTGGGCAAGGATCCGACGCGCGTCGAATACCTGAACCAGCTGCTGTTGCGCACGATGCGCTTCCCTCAGGGCGCGATCGGACTGGCGGCGATCGCCGCGATCGACCACGCCCTCTGGGATATTTCGGCGAAGGCGCTCGGCGTCCCCGTCTACGCGTTGCTCGGCGGTGCCGTACGTGACCGCGTTCCTCTTTACTGCGGGCTGTACGCAGCGCCTGATCCCGTGGAGTGCCGCGACCTCACCGACGAGCTCCATGAGTCGAACGGCTTCACGGCGTTCAAGTTGCACCCGTATCGCGGCGACCTCCACGACCGGCGCTGGGGCGACGTGGTGAGGGAGTCGGCCGACTACTTCCGCGCCATCCGCGAGACCTGCAACAACGCATGGGACTTCGCGTTCGACGCGCACGCGAAGATCTTCGAGCCGATCAAGGCGGTTCAGCTCGGAAACGCCCTCGCGCCTTGGGAGCCGCTGTTCATCGAGGAGCCGATCCGCCCCGAGCACATTCCCGCATGGTCGCGCCTGCGCTCGGAGTTGACGGTGCCGCTCGCCACCGGCGAGAGCCTCTATTCGCCGAACGAGTTCCTGGCGCTCCTTGCCGCCGGCGGAGCCGACATCGTGCAACCCGACATCTGCGTCGTCGGAGGGCTCTCCCAGATGCGCAGGATCGCGACGATCGCCGAGGCGCACTTCGTCACGGTCTCGCCGCACAATCCGATGGGCCCCTTGGCGACCGCGCACAACGTGCACTTCGCAGCCGCGTGCAGCAACTTCGCCCTGCTCGAGTACAAGCCCGACCCGACCAGTTGGTGCCCCGACCCGTACGTGCCCGTCGATGGTCATCTCGACCTGCGACCCGATCGCCCAGGCTGGGGTGTCGACATCGATGAGGAAGCACTGGCCACCGACGACTACGTCCGCTGGGATCGTCGCGTCCCGCTCCGCCCCGACGGTTCCCTCGCGTTCGTCTGA